A window of the Eulemur rufifrons isolate Redbay chromosome 6, OSU_ERuf_1, whole genome shotgun sequence genome harbors these coding sequences:
- the LOC138384484 gene encoding olfactory receptor 5AL1 — MSKSNHSEVSEFILLGLTENAELEAILFGVFLAVYLASVMGNLGLIVLIQVSPQLHTPMYFFLSHLAFVDFSFTSSVTPNTLVNFLCDVKSIAFYSCAIQLCCFITFVVCELYLLSIMAYDRYVAICNPLLYVILMPRKVCIRMIASTYIYGFTVGLVQTVATFRLSFCNSNVVNHFYCDDVPLLELACSDTHVKELMLVIIAGFNTLCSLVIVLISYVFIFFAILRIHSAEGRQKAFSTCASHLTSITIFYGTVIFMYLQPKSSHSLNLDKFASVFYVVVIPMLNPMIYSLRNQEVKNALKRIIEKLCLVIK; from the coding sequence ATGTCCAAAAGCAATCATTCAGAAGTGTCTGAGTTTATCCTTTTAGGGCTCACAGAAAATGCAGAGCTTGAAGCCATTCTCTTTGGTGTATTCCTAGCAGTTTACTTAGCCAGTGTCATGGGTAATCTTGGACTGATTGTGCTAATCCAAGTCAGTCCTCAGCTTCACACACCCATGTATTTTTTCCTCAGCCATCtggcttttgttgatttttcttttacttcatctGTCACCCCAAACACCTTGGTGAATTTTCTGTGTGATGTTAAAAGTATAGCATTTTATTCATGTGCTATTCAGTTATGCTGCTTCATCACATTTGTAGTTTGTGAGTTGTATTTGCTCTCAATCATGGCATATGATCGGTATGTTGCCATCTGCAACCCTTTACTTTATGTCATTCTAATGCCCAGGAAAGTCTGTATTCGAATGATTGCTAGCACATACATTTACGGATTCACTGTGGGTCTTGTACAGACAGTGGCGACATTCCGCTTGTCTTTTTGTAACTCCAACGTGGTCAACCATTTCTACTGTGATGATGTTCCTCTACTCGAGCTGGCCTGTTCGGACACTCACGTCAAAGAGCTGATGCTGGTAATCATTGCCGGGTTCAATACTCTTTGCTCTCTAGTGATTGTGCTAATTTCTTATGTCTTCATCTTCTTTGCCATCCTGAGGATTCATTCTGCTGAAGGAAGACAGAAAGCGTTTTCTACCTGTGCTTCCCATCTGACCTCCATCACAATATTTTATGGAACAGTCATTTTTATGTACCTGCAGCCCAAATCAAGCCATTCTCTGAATTTAGATAAATTTGCTTCGGTGTTTTATGTGGTGGTGATTCCCATGTTAAACCCAATGATCTATAGCTTGAGAAATCAGGAGGTAAAAAATGCACTAAAGAGAATTATAGAAAAGCTGTGTTTGGTTATCAAATAA